A stretch of Verrucomicrobiota bacterium DNA encodes these proteins:
- a CDS encoding peptidylprolyl isomerase — translation MNVLDPTFDTRLKAAYEEARQRGLWKGTYADSNRNEYWAEGVQSWFDDNRENDALHHHVNTRVELKAHDPALAALCAEVLGDRDWRYVRPARRPALERAHLADVDFERAPRFQWKAEPVPARPRVEIHTEMGTVELELDRERAPGTVTNFLRYVEAGHYQNGRWFRAVRTDHQQGNPVKIQVLQAAMNPEKENEAFPPIPLERTRDTGLKHLDGVISMARTGPDSAQHHFFVCIGDQPELDFGGRRNPDGQGFAAFGRVVRGMQVIHAIHAMPGDGERLKSPVKIQRAIRLE, via the coding sequence ATGAATGTCCTGGATCCGACCTTCGACACCCGGCTTAAGGCCGCGTATGAGGAGGCCCGGCAACGCGGCTTGTGGAAGGGGACCTATGCCGATTCGAATCGAAATGAATACTGGGCCGAGGGCGTGCAGAGTTGGTTTGACGACAATCGCGAAAACGACGCGCTCCATCATCATGTCAACACGCGGGTGGAGTTGAAGGCTCACGACCCCGCGCTGGCGGCGTTGTGCGCGGAAGTGTTGGGAGATCGGGATTGGCGCTATGTCAGACCGGCCCGGCGTCCCGCCCTCGAGCGCGCACACTTGGCCGATGTTGATTTCGAGCGGGCGCCTCGGTTCCAGTGGAAGGCGGAACCGGTCCCGGCCAGGCCGCGCGTGGAAATCCATACGGAGATGGGAACGGTCGAGCTGGAGTTGGATCGGGAACGCGCTCCTGGAACCGTCACCAATTTTCTTCGCTATGTGGAGGCGGGCCATTATCAGAACGGCCGTTGGTTTCGCGCGGTCCGGACTGACCATCAACAGGGGAACCCGGTCAAGATTCAGGTTCTGCAAGCCGCGATGAATCCGGAGAAGGAAAACGAGGCTTTTCCTCCTATCCCATTGGAACGGACTCGAGACACCGGGTTGAAGCACCTGGACGGAGTGATCTCCATGGCCCGAACCGGACCCGACTCCGCGCAGCATCATTTCTTCGTTTGTATTGGGGACCAGCCCGAGCTGGATTTTGGCGGGCGCCGCAATCCCGACGGTCAAGGGTTCGCGGCCTTTGGCAGGGTGGTGCGCGGCATGCAGGTCATCCATGCCATTCACGCGATGCCTGGGGACGGTGAAAGGTTGAAATCGCCGGTCAAGATTCAACGGGCGATTCGGCTGGAGTAA
- a CDS encoding DNRLRE domain-containing protein, with amino-acid sequence MDNGLDNAHPKPLCWCESSADRRRPSAFVDFHMLIAMKSLVLLCWFVCLVGWSFNLVPNVHAEMVTVTPSADTTLHEKSPDFNVGGHFDFSAGTVASGQRTRALVKFDLTGKVPANATILSARLVLRFTREPSSGGADGILEVRRVLRTWTEGNKPGPSGQPATSGETTWSFNMHPGLPWAEKGGGFGSDFSSTTSASVPIIGRGTLEILSTRALLADVQAWLADPTANFGWVLAVRDESVRETARRIASREDPANAPKLILEYTLGPAELRFAPATTSATHLLLAWTGGTPPFQVQHRPSLEAGTWMDLGKPTTNRNVEIPRASAPGYYRLQLATTTQNPDNPPPPPPADPNETVEYELSFQSDWTPSTHPQSYPLGAHWSPLIGGTHNEEVVFWEAGGLASRGIEDMAEVGSVVNLRQEINAVIAVGKAFQTFTRPGSIPPSGTVSVTFTVHRKFPRVTAVTMIAPSPDWFTGVHGVLLRENDQWVDKKTVVLNLYDAGTDSGANYNSLDADTQPRSTIRQILGFPALVGGNVVPFGSFTFTRKR; translated from the coding sequence ATGGACAATGGTTTGGACAATGCCCATCCAAAGCCGCTATGTTGGTGTGAGTCCTCGGCTGACCGCCGTCGCCCCTCCGCATTCGTCGATTTCCACATGCTCATCGCCATGAAATCTTTGGTTCTCTTGTGCTGGTTCGTGTGCCTTGTCGGATGGAGCTTCAACCTGGTTCCGAACGTTCACGCCGAAATGGTCACCGTGACGCCCTCGGCGGACACGACCCTTCATGAAAAGTCGCCGGATTTCAATGTCGGGGGCCATTTTGATTTTTCCGCGGGCACCGTGGCCAGCGGCCAGCGCACGCGGGCGCTGGTCAAATTCGACCTCACCGGAAAAGTGCCTGCCAACGCCACCATCCTCTCCGCCCGGCTGGTGTTGCGATTCACCCGCGAGCCGTCCAGCGGGGGTGCGGATGGCATCCTCGAAGTCCGCCGCGTGCTTCGCACTTGGACCGAGGGCAACAAACCCGGCCCTTCAGGACAACCGGCGACCTCCGGCGAAACCACCTGGTCCTTCAATATGCATCCCGGATTGCCTTGGGCGGAAAAAGGCGGCGGATTCGGATCCGATTTCTCCAGCACCACCAGCGCCTCGGTGCCGATCATCGGTCGAGGGACCCTGGAAATTCTATCGACCCGTGCCTTGTTGGCCGATGTTCAAGCGTGGCTCGCCGATCCCACGGCTAATTTTGGATGGGTGCTCGCGGTGCGCGACGAAAGCGTGCGCGAAACGGCTCGCCGCATCGCCTCCCGCGAAGATCCCGCCAACGCTCCCAAGTTGATCCTCGAATACACTCTCGGCCCCGCCGAGCTTCGATTCGCGCCCGCCACCACAAGTGCAACGCATCTCTTGCTGGCCTGGACCGGTGGAACACCCCCATTCCAAGTGCAACACCGCCCGTCACTCGAAGCAGGGACCTGGATGGACCTCGGGAAACCCACCACGAATCGGAACGTGGAGATCCCCCGGGCTTCCGCTCCCGGCTATTATCGACTGCAACTGGCCACCACCACTCAAAACCCCGACAACCCGCCGCCGCCACCCCCCGCAGACCCCAATGAAACCGTGGAGTATGAACTCTCCTTTCAAAGCGACTGGACTCCATCTACGCATCCGCAAAGTTATCCGCTCGGCGCCCATTGGTCGCCCTTGATCGGAGGCACGCACAATGAGGAAGTGGTATTCTGGGAGGCAGGCGGTCTCGCCAGCCGTGGGATTGAGGATATGGCCGAGGTCGGGAGCGTGGTGAACTTGCGTCAGGAGATCAACGCGGTGATTGCCGTCGGCAAGGCATTCCAAACCTTCACGCGGCCGGGGTCGATTCCTCCCAGCGGGACCGTCAGCGTCACATTCACAGTTCATAGGAAATTTCCCCGAGTCACCGCAGTCACCATGATCGCGCCCAGCCCGGACTGGTTCACGGGGGTGCATGGTGTCCTCCTGCGGGAAAACGACCAGTGGGTGGATAAAAAAACCGTGGTCCTCAACCTTTACGACGCGGGAACCGACAGCGGCGCCAACTACAACTCGCTCGATGCCGATACTCAACCTCGATCGACCATCCGCCAGATCCTCGGCTTCCCCGCCTTGGTCGGTGGAAACGTGGTTCCTTTCGGCAGCTTCACCTTCACTCGAAAGCGTTGA